In Ochotona princeps isolate mOchPri1 chromosome 21, mOchPri1.hap1, whole genome shotgun sequence, a single genomic region encodes these proteins:
- the LRRN1 gene encoding leucine-rich repeat neuronal protein 1 codes for MAGMGSTVVVCRVALGLLLASLAGSSSLNGECPQLCVCEIRPWFTPQSTYREATTVDCNDLRLSRIPSNLSTDTQVLLLQSNNIAKTVDELQQLFNLTELDFSQNNFTNIKEVGLANLTQLTTLHLEENQIAEMTDYCLQDLANLQELYINHNQISTISANAFSGLRNLLRLHLNSNKLRVIDSRWFDSTPKLEILMIGENPVIGILDMNFKPLSNLRSLVLAGMYLTDIPGNALVGLDSLESLSFYDNKLIKVPQLALQKVPNLKFLDLNKNPIHKIQEGDFKNMLRLKELGINNMGELVSVDRYALDNLPELTKLEATNNPKLSYIHRSAFRSVPALESLMLNNNALNAVYQKTVESLPNLRELSIHSNPLRCDCVTHWINSNKTNIRFMEPLSMFCAMPPEYRGQQVKEVLIQDAGEQCLPMISHDSFPNHLNMDVGTTVFLDCRAMAEPEPEIYWVTPVGSKVTVETLSDKYRLSSEGTLEIANIQIEDSGRYTCVAQNIQGADTRVATIKVNGTLLDGTQVLKIYVKQTESHSILVSWKVNSNVMTSNLKWSSATMKIDNPHITYTARVPVDVHEYNLTHLQPSTDYEVCLTVSNIHQQTQKSCVNVTTKTAAFALDISDQDASTALAAVMGSMFAVISLTSIAVCTAKRFKRKNYHHSLKKYMQKTSSIPLNELYPPLINLWEGDSEKDKEGSAEPKPVQVDTSRSYYMW; via the coding sequence ATGGCTGGCATGGGCTCCACTGTAGTGGTCTGCAGGGTGGCGCTGGGCTTGCTGCTGGCCTCTCTGGCTGGTTCTTCCTCACTGAACGGCGAGTGCCCGCAGCTTTGTGTCTGTGAGATCCGCCCCTGGTTTACCCCCCAGTCGACCTACCGAGAAGCCACCACGGTTGACTGCAATGACCTCCGCTTAAGCAGAATCCCCAGCAACCTCTCCACCGACACGCAGGTGCTGCTCCTGCAGAGCAACAACATCGCGAAGACGGTGGATGAGCTGCAGCAGCTCTTCAATCTGACCGAGCTGGACTTCTCCCAGAACAACTTCACCAACATCAAGGAGGTGGGGTTGGCCAACCTGACCCAGCTTACCACACTGCACCTGGAAGAGAACCAGATCGCCGAGATGACGGATTACTGCCTGCAGGACCTCGCCAACCTCCAGGAGCTCTACATCAACCACAACCAGATCAGCACCATTTCCGCTAACGCCTTCTCAGGCTTGAGAAATCTCCTGAGGCTCCACCTGAACTCCAACAAACTCAGAGTCATCGACAGCCGCTGGTTTGACTCGACACCAAAGCTGGAGATCCTCATGATTGGGGAAAACCCTGTGATCGGCATCCTAGATATGAACTTCAAACCCCTCTCGAACCTGAGGAGTTTAGTACTGGCGGGGATGTATCTCACCGACATCCCCGGCAATGCCTTGGTGGGCTTAGACAGCCTGGAGAGCCTGTCTTTTTACGACAACAAACTCATCAAAGTCCCCCAGCTTGCCCTGCAGAAAGTTCCAAACCTGAAATTCTTAGACCTCAACAAAAACCCCATTCACAAAATCCAAGAAGGAGACTTCAAGAACATGCTGCGGTTGAAAGAGCTGGGCATCAACAACATGGGGGAGCTGGTGTCTGTGGACCGTTATGCCCTGGACAACCTGCCGGAGCTCACCAAGCTGGAGGCCACCAACAACCCCAAGCTCTCCTACATCCACCGCTCGGCGTTCCGAAGTGTGCCTGCCCTGGAAAGCCTGATGCTCAACAACAATGCCCTGAATGCCGTTTACCAAAAGACGGTGGAGTCTCTCCCCAACCTGCGAGAGCTCAGCATCCACAGCAACCCCCTGAGGTGTGACTGCGTCACCCACTGGATCAACTCCAACAAGACCAACATCCGCTTCATGGAGCCTCTGTCCATGTTCTGTGCCATGCCCCCCGAATACagagggcagcaggtgaaggaGGTCTTAATCCAGGACGCAGGGGAGCAGTGCCTGCCCATGATCTCTCACGACTCGTTCCCCAACCACTTAAACATGGATGTCGGCACCACGGTCTTCCTAGACTGCcgggccatggctgagccagagCCTGAGATTTACTGGGTCACTCCCGTAGGCAGTAAGGTAACTGTGGAAACACTTTCGGATAAATACAGGCTGAGTAGCGAAGGCACCTTAGAAATAGCTAACATACAGATTGAAGACTCGGGGAGATACACGTGTGTTGCCCAGAACATCCAAGGGGCAGACACTAGAGTGGCGACGATTAAGGTTAACGGGACCCTTCTGGATGGCACTCAGGTGCTGAAAATCTACGTCAAGCAGACGGAATCTCACTCCATTTTGGTGTCCTGGAAAGTTAATTCCAATGTCATGACGTCCAACTTGaagtggtcctctgccaccatgAAGATTGACAACCCCCACATAACGTACACGGCCAGGGTCCCGGTGGACGTGCATGAGTACAACCTGACGCACCTGCAGCCTTCCACGGACTACGAAGTGTGTCTCACGGTATCCAACATCCATCAGCAGACTCAGAAGTCGTGTGTGAACGTCACGACCAAAACTGCCGCCTTCGCACTGGACATCTCTGACCAAGACGCCAGTACAGCCCTCGCTGCAGTCATGGGATCCATGTTTGCCGTCATCAGCCTCACGTCCATCGCTGTGTGCACTGCCAAGCGGTTCAAGAGGAAAAACTACCACCACTCATTAAAGAAGTACATGCAGAAGACTTCCTCTATCCCACTCAACGAACTGTACCCACCGCTCATTAACCTCTGGGAGGGAGACAGCGAGAAGGACAAGGAGGGCTCCGCAGAGCCCAAGCCTGTGCAGGTGGACACGTCCAGAAGCTACTACATGTGGTGA